A section of the Styela clava chromosome 9, kaStyClav1.hap1.2, whole genome shotgun sequence genome encodes:
- the LOC120339869 gene encoding uncharacterized protein LOC120339869 — protein MKVISAGYPKTGTKTMTVALKTLGFNVYDFMENTTILGRDWEKIFKDGWITEDFKRMYENVEAVSDAPPNFFWEEIHKAFPDAKIILTTRDEESWLKSLVAQLRAVESSWTLKLMSLLTPTGRLTFKILLDYYIGQEIYGLKDSMLWKPFRRMVINEQILKLKFRKHNSHVLQTAPPEKLLVYNYRQGWKPLCKFLGVPVPSVPFPHENKGANIMDEWLATDPIMINIEKELMLSLAAIFIFCCIGGYYLFNWLPTNI, from the exons ATGAAGGTGATATCAGCGGGCTATCCAAAAACTGGAACCAAAACTATGACTGTTGCTTTAAAAACATTGGGGTTCAATGTTTACGATTTCATGGAAAATACTACAATTTTAGGCAGAGATtgggaaaaaatatttaaagatgGATGGATCACTGAGGATTTTAAAAGAATGTACGAAAATGTTGAGGCAGTGTCTGACGCGCCACCAAATTTTTTCTGGGAAGAAATTCATAAAGCTTTCCCGGACGCAAAG ATTATTTTGACTACGAGGGACGAAGAGTCATGGCTTAAGAGTTTGGTAGCGCAGTTGCGAGCGGTTGAATCGAGCTGGACTTTGAAATTAATGTCACTCCTGACACCAACTGGGCGTTTGACATTTAAGATTCTTTTGGATTATTATATTG GCCAAGAAATATATGGTCTTAAAGATTCGATGCTATGGAAGCCATTTAGACGAATGGTCATTAATGAGCaaattctaaaattaaaatttagaaaGCACAACTCACACGTACTGCAG acAGCACCTCCTGAAAAACTCCTAGTTTACAATTATCGCCAGGGATGGAAACCTCTATGCAAATTTTTGGGTGTCCCTGTACCTAGCGTACCATTTCCACACGAGAATAAAGGCGCAAATATTATGGACGAATGGCTTGCCACGGATCCAATCATGATCAACATTGAAAAAGAATTGATGTTGTCACTGGCtgccatatttattttttgttgcattGGTGGATACTATTTATTCAACTGGCTGCCAACGAATATATAG
- the LOC144427181 gene encoding uncharacterized protein LOC144427181 yields MKIIILLALVSAMMLSTCEGKRFNNCNWCSEKISKKKCSPGCQKKCPPEHCYIKRPSCVFGCHIKAWYFNGKHCRCDPIWINKIQYFSIPFNNLFKKSDKCYEACG; encoded by the exons ATGAAGATCATAATTCTACTTGCACTCGTGTCGGCAATGATGCTTAGTACTTGCGAAGGAAAGAGATTCAATAATTGCAACT ggTGCTCcgagaaaatatcaaaaaaaaagtgCTCTCCTGGTTGTCAAAAAAAATGCCCTCCTG AACATTGCTACATAAAGCGACCATCTTGCGTGTTCGGATGCCATATCAAAGCGTGGTATTTCAACGGAAAACACTGCAGGTGCGATCCGATATGGATCAATAAAATCCAATACTTTTCAATACCGTTCAATAACTTGTTCAAAAAATCAGATAAGTGTTACGAGGCTTGTGGCTAA